A stretch of DNA from Mesorhizobium onobrychidis:
AGCGGAAACAGCCGGTCGGCGGCATCGGCCGCTTCCTGCAGCGTCTGCAGGATGACGCCGGCCTCGACGGTGACCGTGTTGGACAGGATGTCGATCTCGCGGATGCGGTTCAGCCGCGACAGCGACAGCACGATCTCGCGGCCCGACATATCAGGCACCTGCGCACCGACCAGCCCGGTGTTGCCGCTTTGCGGCACGACCGGCGTTCCAATCTCGGTCGCCAGCCGCATGATGCGGCTGACCTCGTCGACGCTGCCCGGCCTCAGCACCAGCGCCGTCCGGCCATGCCACAGGCCGCGTCTCTCCGTGAGGTAAGGCGCGATATCCTGCTGGTCGCGAAGTGCATATTTGTCGCCGACGATGGCGGCAAAGCGATCGATGAGGGCGGGGTCGATATCCCTTGAGATGTCGTTCATAGCTGGAAACTATGGTGCTCAATCGATCTTGTCACGAGGGGCGGCGGCGCGCGAAAGCCGGTCGTTGATCGCCTCGCCCAGTCCGTCGAAGGGGATCGGCTCGACGGCGATTGTCTTGGCGCCGCTGCGATCGAGATCCTGCATATGGGCAAAGAGGTTGGTCGCGGCCTCGCGCAGGTCGCCGGTCGCGGACAGGTTGCGCAAGGCAGCAGCGCCTTGCCACCCTTCGGCACGGCGGGGCCCGAACGCCAGCAAGGCTTCGCCCCTTGCGACTTTTGCGGCGTTGACCCGCACCGCAGCACCAGGCGCGTAATGCGAGGCGAGCATGCCCGGCGCCTCGATGCCCGCCGCACCGCGCAGAAGCGTCATGCCGGCGGCCGCTTCGATCTCCTCGGCGGCAATGCCGCCTGGCCGCAGCAGCCGCAGCTTTCCGCCCTCGATCTTGACGATTGTCGATTCGAGCCCGACCGACGTCGCGCCGCCATCGACCACCAGCTTGATTTTTGCACCAAGATCGGCCGCCACTGCCTCGGCCGTCGTGGCGCTGATCTTGCCTGAGGAATTGGCGCTGGGCGCGGCAAGCGGGCGTCCGAGCCGGGCGATCAGTTCGCCGCCAAAGCCTTTCGGCACGCGCAGCGCGATCGTATCGAGCCCGGCGGTGACCAGCGGATGAATGCCGTTGCCAGGCCGCTGCGGCAGCACCAGCGTCAGCGGTCCCGGCCAGAATGTCTGCGACAGTCTTTTCGACAGCGGATCGAACAGCGCGATGCGCTCGGCCATCGCCAGATCGGCAACATGGGCGATCAGCGGATTGAAGCGTGGCCGGCCCTTGGCCTCAAAAATGCGCGCCACGCCCACGCCATTGGTGGCGTCGGCGGCCAGCCCGTAGACGGTTTCCGTCGGAATGGCGACGACATCGCCGCCTTCGAGCAGCGCCAGCGCCCGCTCCATCGCCTCGCCGGCGGCAAGTATCTCAGCCACTCTTATCACCTCACAGATGTGGGTGCGTAATACGGTGACGTTTGCGGGGCAAGTCCGGTTGTTAGCGAATTGCCAATCGCTAAAATGCTAGCTTTCCTCGCAAGCCCGCATCAATTCCCGGACGGTATGGTGCCGGCTTGTTGGGGCAAGGGGAATTTTCATGGTCTGGGTGCGTATCCTGGGAGCGCTTGGTCTCACTCTGGCGGTGGGCGGAGCACAGGCTTCGTCCTTCGTTGTTCTCGGTGCACCATCCTCGACGACATCCGTCGTCAAGCTCGGCGCGCCTGAACCGGTGAAGGTGGCTGGGAGCTCCTCGACGCCATCGATCGTGGCGCTCGGCGAACCAGTGCCCGATGTCACCTATGAAAAAGTTGCTGCGATCCCGAGCCAGCCCAAGCCCAAGCATGATTTCATGGAAAGCCCGATGATCATTCGCGGCGGCATCGTCGGCAACGCCTTCGCAAAGCCGGCCCCCAGCGCCGCACCTGCCGCGACAACCGCTGCCGCAGCACCTGGGGCGGCCACCAGATCCGACAAAAAGATAACGGCAACGAACAGCCCGCCTGAGCCCGCAACGCCGCAACCAACGCCCATTCCCGAGATTGACCAGGCCAGATAGGCGTTCGAGGCCAGGACGGCGCTCGCGCGCCGCCTGGTTCATTGAGTAAAATTCCGTCGCCTGAAAAACTCAGGCCGCGACTTCTTCGTCCACGTCGGTGGCGTCCGACTCTTCCTCTTCGTCGGTGTCCTCTTCGTCAGCGTCCGGCGCTTCGGCCTTCACTTCTTCGTCTTAGTCTTCCTCGTCATCCGAGAGGGTAGCGGCTTTGTCGTCTTCAGCGCCTTCGTGGTCGTCACCGTCCTCATCGTCTTCCGACAGCTCGGCAGCTTCGATCACGGCAGCGGCGGCCTCGTCGAGGGTTGTTTCGGAAACGGGCTCAAGCGTCTCGGCGGCGGTTTCTTCTGTCACTTCGATGTCGCGAGCGGAATTCATGGAAGCCTCCGTGGGGTTGGGGACTTGTCCCTTGTGCCACGCTGAGATCATCGTCATATGACTGTAAGCCGGCTCGAACCGGCTATAGGAAAGAAATTATTTTCCCAAGCCTCAGCCGGCGATTTTCGAGAAATCCGCAACCTGGTCGGTCGCTGCCCGGATGCGTGCCAGCAGTGCCAGGCGGTTGGCACGAACGGCCTGGTCCTCATCATTCACGAGAACGCGTTCAAAGAATGAATCAACCGGTTCACGCAACGCGCTAAGCGCCAGCATGGCGGCGGAAAAGTCTTCGTTGTGAATCGCTTGGCCGGCTTCCTTCTCGGCCTGATTCACCGCGGCAAACAGCGCTTTCTCGGCATCTTCCCGGAATAGAGCCGGCTCAACACGTTCGGCGATCGTCGTTTTCTTCTTCTCTTCGGCGGCCAGGATGTTGGCCGCACGCTTGGTGCCGGCAAGCAGGTTCTTGCCGTCCTCGGTGTCGAGGAAGGAGCCAAGCGCTTGGACGCGGCGGACAATTTGAAGGAGATCGTCGTTGGACGATTGGCCAATCTCCCCCCTTGAGGGGGAGATGCCCGGCAGGGCAGAGGGGGTCGTCTCGCGTGGATCGGCGCCCCACTCTGTCGCCTCTGGCGACATCTCCCCCTCAAGGGGGGAGATAGGGCGCGGCGCCAACACCGCATCTATCAAATCATGCCGCGCACCTTGGTCGCGGAGATAGACCTTCAAGCGGTCGTGGAAGAAGGCGAGGAGGTCGGAGCGGTAGATTTGCTCCGCCTTCCCTTCCAGCGTTGTAACGGCATTCTTGTCGAGATAGTTCGCCCACTCATAGGCGCTTCCGAAGATGGGTGTGAGCGCCAATCGGATACCGTTCTCGACCAGAATCCTCACCACCCCCAGCGCCGCTCTTCTCAGCGCATAGGGATCTTTTGACCCTGTCGGCTTTTCATCGATGGCCCAGAACCCGACCAGCGTGTCGAGCTTGTCGGCGAGCGCCACGGCCACGGATACCTGATCGGTGGGCACGCGGTCGGAGGGTCCCTGTGGCTTGTAGTGTTCTTCTATCGCTGCGATGGCGGATGGATGCTCACCTTGCAGCAGCGCATATTTGCGGCCCATGGCGCCCTGCAATTCCGGGAACTCGCCGACCACCTCGGTGGTGAGATCGGCCTTGGCCAGAACGGCGGCACGCTCGGCGCGCTCGCGGAGATATTTCTGCTCGACGTTCAGATCGTCGGCGGCCAGAAGCTTGCCATCGACGAAATTCGGCTGCTTCGACAACGTGTCAGCGATTTCGCCAGCCAGCCTCTTGATCCGCTCAACCCGCTCACCCTGCGTGCCGAGCTTGGCGTGGAAGGTGACGCCGAGATGGTCGAGGCGGGCCATGCGCTGGTCGAGCGGCTTCTTGAGATCGAGCCCGAACTTGTCCGCCGATGCCTGCAACTGGTCGAGGTCAGGCAGGTCGCCCTGGTCGGTCTTCCAGAAATAGAGCGCGTCGGAGAGACGGGCGCGCACCACCTTGCCGTTGCCGTAGGCGATCTCCTTGCCACCGTCGCTTGCTTCGATGTTGGCGGTCAGAATGAAGCGGTTGGAAAGCTCTTCATCGACGCCCTGCGGCCGCGTCACGAAGCACTTCTGGTTGGCGCGGATGGTCAGCCGGATCACCTCGGCTGGAATGGCGAGAAAGTCCTGCTCGAATTCGCCCATCAGCACGACAGGCCATTCGACAAGGCCGGACACTTCCTCGAGCAGCCCGTCGTCCTCGACCAGATCGAGCCCGTTGGCGAAAGCGAGGTTCCTGGCGTCGGAAAGGATGATCTCCTTGCGTCGGTCGGCATCGAGCACGACCTTCGCCGCCTCCAGCTTGGCGGCATAGTCGTCGAAACGGCGCACGGTGATCGCGTCCGGCGCATGAAAACGGTGGCCGTAGGTGACATTGCCCGAGCGGATGCCGTCGATCTCGAAATCGACCACCACCGGCTCCTCGGTTTCCGGGCCGAAGGTGCAGAGGATGGACTGCAGCGGCCGCACCCAGCGCAACGATCCGGGTTTCGCCGAGGCCGGCCCCCAGCGCATCGATTTCGGCCATGGAAAGCCGCGGATGATGCCCGGCACCAGCTCGGCGATGATCGCCTCGGCCGCCCGGCCCGGCTTCGCAATGTGGGCGACATAGAAGTCGCCCTTCTTCGGATCGGCATGGACATGCGCCTCGGCGATCGAGGAGAGACCGGCCTTGCGCAGAAAACCCTGGACCGCCTGTTCGGGCGCATTAGTCGACGGCCCCTTGATCTCCTCGCTTATGTCCTTCGAGCGCGCGGTCACGCCGCGAATGTCGAGCGCCAACCGGCGCGGCGTCCAATATTCGCGCGCCGCCTCATACGTCAGCCCGGCCTCAACCAAACCGTCCGTCATCATCTTCTTCAGGTCGCCCGCCGCCTTGCGCTGCATGCGCGCGGGAATCTCTTCCGAACGGAGTTCTAAAAGCAGGTCGGGCATTGATTGTGCTCACGCGGCAAAATGGTCCGGGCGGGCATAGCAACTCGGCTGGCCGCTGTCACCCTTCCCCATGCAATCGGCGCATCTACCGACGATTCCAAAAATATTCCGCTGCCTGTCGGGTCGAAGCGGGGTCATCCGTCCTTGGGTCAAAGATCTCCATGAACCGAACGCAGCGCTGAAGCGACCAACGCTCAGGCAGAGAACTATTGGCTGAACGACAATGAAGACGGCATCGACATTCCTCCAGATCCTCGCGCTCAGCGCCTGTTTCGCAGCGCAGGCTCATGGCACGTTCACGATGCCTGGCGTTAGACAAGCGCTGCGGACAATGGCTGGCTCCAGCGGCCAAGGCGTATTGCCAATCAGCGCTTCAGTCGAAATCGCAAATAGCCTCTGGAGCTAAGCCGCCAGTCCACCTGCCTGCGTCAGCAAGAACGCCTCCCCACAGGCTTTCGCCAGATTGCGAACCCGCAAGATATAGCTCTGCCGCTCGGTGACGGAAATCACGCCACGCGCGTCGAGCAGGTTGAAGACGTGGCTGGCCTTGATGCACTGGTCGTAGGCGGGAAATACCAGGCGGTGGCTCCCCTCCCCCTTGAGGGGATGGCCAGACGAGGTCTGGCCGGGAGGGGTCGCTCGGGCAGTGCTCGACGTCCTACTTGCGGTGCCTTCTGAGGCAACCCCCTCTGCCCGCTTCGCGGGCATCTCCCCCTCGAGGGGGGAGCAGGGCGCGCCGGCATCGAGCAGCGCCTTGCACTCGGCTTCGGCGTCCTCGAAATGCCGAAGCAGCATCGCCGTGTTGGCGAATTCGAAATTGTGGCGCGAATATTCCTGCTCGGCCTGCAGGAAGACGTCGCCATAGGTCACCTTGTCGGCGCCCTGGCGGCCGTTGAAGTTGAGGTCGTAGACATTGTCGACGCCCTGCACATACATGGCCAGCCGCTCCAGCCCGTAGGTGAGTTCGCCCGCCACCGGCGCGCATTCGATGCCGCAGACCTGCTGGAAATAGGTGAACTGCGACACTTCCATGCCATCGCACCAGCACTCCCAGCCCAGCCCCCAGGCGCCGAGCGTCGGGCTTTCCCAGTCGTCCTCGACGAAGCGGATGTCATGCAGAAGCGGATCGACGCCGATGGCCGCCAGCGAGCCGAGATAAAGCTCCTGCAGATTGGGCGGGTTCGGCTTCAGGATCACCTGGTATTGGTAATAGTGCTGCAGCCGGTTCGGGTTCTCGCCGTAGCGCCCGTCCTTGGGCCGGCGCGAAGGCTGCACATAGGCTGCGTTCCAACGCTTTGGCCCGAGCGCGCGCAGTGTCGTCGCCGGATGGAACGTGCCGGCGCCGACTTCCATGTCATAGGGCTGGAGAACGACGCAGCCATAGTCCGCCCAGTAGTTATGCAAGGTCAGGATCAGCCCCTGGAACGAGCGGCTGGGATGCATATGGGCTGGGATATCAACGGTCACGGCGGCCTCGACGGAGCGGCGGGATGCGGCACCTGTTGGATGAGGCCGCATGATCTTGTCCGAAAAGTCTGCAACTTTTCGGGATCAGGCTCTAGAGCGCCGCCCGCCAAGCGTCAAGGCGAAGTCAGCCCTTCGGCGCGGGCGCCGGCTCGGGCTTGACCTTCGGGGTTTCCTGCGCCGTGTTGGATTCGATCGGCGGCAGGCCCTTCAGCAGTTTCTGCTGCAAGGCGGCGAGCACGTCGGGATCTGGCTTCAAGTCGCGGGCCTGGTTCCACTGGAAGGTGGCTTCCAGCCGGCGGCCGACGCGCCAATAGGCATCGCCGAGGTGATCGTTCAGCACCGGATCTTCCGGCTTCAGCGACACGGCACGCTCCATTTCGCGCACAGCGTCTTCAAACCTGCCCATGCGGAAATAGGCCCAGCCCAGCGAATCGACGATGTAGCCGTCACTCGGCCTGAGGTCGACGGCCTTCTGGATCATCTGAAGGCCTTCCTCGAGGTTGATGTTCATGTCCACCCAGGAATAGCCGAGATAGTTCAGAACCTGCGGCTGGTCGGGGAACAATTCCAGCGCCTTGCGGAAATTCGGCTCGGCCTTGGGCCACTCCTTCAGCCGCTCATAGGCGATGCCGCGCTGGTAGAAAATATTCCAGTCGGCGCGGGTCGGGGTCTTCAGCACCGCCACCGCCTTGTCATAGAGACCGGCTGCGGAGCGGAAATCCTCCTTCGAGGCATAGACGCCACCGAGCGCCTGATAGGCGCGCATGTCGCCGGGATGCGCTTCGACTAGGGCCTTCAGATGGGCGATGGCCTCGTCATAGCGGTCGAGATCGGCAAGGTTGAGGCCGAGCTGCAGTTCCGAAAGCGCCTTCAGCGGCGAACTGGCCGGGACGCGGCGATAGAAGGCGATGGCGCCCTCGCCGTCCTTCAACTGCTCGGAAACGGCGGCGAGCTGAACAAGGGCCGCGTCGCTGTCGGGCCTCAGTGCCAAGGCATATTGCAGATACAGGCGGACGAACGGCTCGCCGCCGCCGCGATTGAGCGCGGTGGCGAGATCGAGCAGAATTTCCGAGGCGCCGTCGGACGGGCCGGCAACGAAGGGTTCGACCTTCTCGCCCTTGGTGATCTTGTCGCGAAGCGCTGATATCTCGACCTTGCCGGGTGCAAATGCCTCGGCCTGATCGAGCACGGACAGCGCCTTGTCCTTGTCGCCCTTGCGGGCAAGGAAGGAGGCATAGGCCTGGGCGTTGCGCATCCAGGTTTCGGGCGCGGCGCTACCGGTTGCGGTGTCCTGCAAGGTGGCGGCGTAGATCGCATCCGCATTTTCGGGCAGGCCCGACGCATCGGCGATCAGCGCGCGATGGAAGGATTTGAAGAGGCCGAACCAGTCCGGGCCCTGCAGCCTGTCGATGGAGGCCATGGCCTCGCTGGCGTCGCCGGCGCCCTGCT
This window harbors:
- a CDS encoding L-threonylcarbamoyladenylate synthase; amino-acid sequence: MAEILAAGEAMERALALLEGGDVVAIPTETVYGLAADATNGVGVARIFEAKGRPRFNPLIAHVADLAMAERIALFDPLSKRLSQTFWPGPLTLVLPQRPGNGIHPLVTAGLDTIALRVPKGFGGELIARLGRPLAAPSANSSGKISATTAEAVAADLGAKIKLVVDGGATSVGLESTIVKIEGGKLRLLRPGGIAAEEIEAAAGMTLLRGAAGIEAPGMLASHYAPGAAVRVNAAKVARGEALLAFGPRRAEGWQGAAALRNLSATGDLREAATNLFAHMQDLDRSGAKTIAVEPIPFDGLGEAINDRLSRAAAPRDKID
- a CDS encoding ATPase codes for the protein MNSARDIEVTEETAAETLEPVSETTLDEAAAAVIEAAELSEDDEDGDDHEGAEDDKAATLSDDEED
- the glyS gene encoding glycine--tRNA ligase subunit beta, with amino-acid sequence MPDLLLELRSEEIPARMQRKAAGDLKKMMTDGLVEAGLTYEAAREYWTPRRLALDIRGVTARSKDISEEIKGPSTNAPEQAVQGFLRKAGLSSIAEAHVHADPKKGDFYVAHIAKPGRAAEAIIAELVPGIIRGFPWPKSMRWGPASAKPGSLRWVRPLQSILCTFGPETEEPVVVDFEIDGIRSGNVTYGHRFHAPDAITVRRFDDYAAKLEAAKVVLDADRRKEIILSDARNLAFANGLDLVEDDGLLEEVSGLVEWPVVLMGEFEQDFLAIPAEVIRLTIRANQKCFVTRPQGVDEELSNRFILTANIEASDGGKEIAYGNGKVVRARLSDALYFWKTDQGDLPDLDQLQASADKFGLDLKKPLDQRMARLDHLGVTFHAKLGTQGERVERIKRLAGEIADTLSKQPNFVDGKLLAADDLNVEQKYLRERAERAAVLAKADLTTEVVGEFPELQGAMGRKYALLQGEHPSAIAAIEEHYKPQGPSDRVPTDQVSVAVALADKLDTLVGFWAIDEKPTGSKDPYALRRAALGVVRILVENGIRLALTPIFGSAYEWANYLDKNAVTTLEGKAEQIYRSDLLAFFHDRLKVYLRDQGARHDLIDAVLAPRPISPLEGEMSPEATEWGADPRETTPSALPGISPSRGEIGQSSNDDLLQIVRRVQALGSFLDTEDGKNLLAGTKRAANILAAEEKKKTTIAERVEPALFREDAEKALFAAVNQAEKEAGQAIHNEDFSAAMLALSALREPVDSFFERVLVNDEDQAVRANRLALLARIRAATDQVADFSKIAG
- a CDS encoding tetratricopeptide repeat protein, producing the protein MRQGCARWLTGLAIVTGMAISGLPAYAKETTEPVNITSFSGAYLAARVAEGDNDLDSAIAYYKQALAFAPGDTSLQQSLMLSLIAQGRFEESLVYADKLKTVPDVERFSRLALAVGSFHKKDFSKAEYWLKLSLESDLDRLISGVMTGWAKQGAGDASEAMASIDRLQGPDWFGLFKSFHRALIADASGLPENADAIYAATLQDTATGSAAPETWMRNAQAYASFLARKGDKDKALSVLDQAEAFAPGKVEISALRDKITKGEKVEPFVAGPSDGASEILLDLATALNRGGGEPFVRLYLQYALALRPDSDAALVQLAAVSEQLKDGEGAIAFYRRVPASSPLKALSELQLGLNLADLDRYDEAIAHLKALVEAHPGDMRAYQALGGVYASKEDFRSAAGLYDKAVAVLKTPTRADWNIFYQRGIAYERLKEWPKAEPNFRKALELFPDQPQVLNYLGYSWVDMNINLEEGLQMIQKAVDLRPSDGYIVDSLGWAYFRMGRFEDAVREMERAVSLKPEDPVLNDHLGDAYWRVGRRLEATFQWNQARDLKPDPDVLAALQQKLLKGLPPIESNTAQETPKVKPEPAPAPKG